GCAACTGCAGATCCTCGTCGGTTTCGGCGAAGGCGGGCAGGGCCTGCAGCCGAGAGGGCGCCTGCAACGCCTCGCGCAGGGTGAAGCGGATGTCGTCGAGCGGGGGTTGGTAACTCATGGTGATCTGCGCAGGTGCGGTTGGCAGGGAAGCACAGTCCGAAGCGAGGAGGCAGGATCAGGCGTCCCGCGCCGCCCCGAGGTAGGTGTCGATCACGCGCGCGTCGCGTGCCAGTTCGGCCGCCGGGCCCTGCAGGCCGATCTCGCCCATTTCGAGCAAGTAGCCGTGGTCGGCGACCTGCAGTGCGGCGCGGGCGTTCTGCTCCACCAGCAGGATGGTCACGCCGGTCTGACGCAGCGCGTCGATGGTGCGGAAGATCTCCTTGACCACCAGCGGCGCCAGCCCCAGGCTGGGCTCGTCGAGCATCAGCAGCGAGGGCTGCGACATCAGCGCGCGGCCGACGGCGAGCATTTGTCGCTCGCCACCCGACAGCGTTCCGGCGAGTTGGGCGCGGCGCTCCTTCAGACGCGGAAACAGCGCATAGACCTGCTCCAGCCCATTGCGCCATTGTCGATTGCGCAGCCGCAACTGGCGAAAGCCGCCGAGCACGAGATTGTCTTCCACCGGCATCGTGCCGAACAGCTCGCGCTTTTCCGGGACGAGCGCGATGCCCAGCATCACGCGTTCCTCCAGCGACAGCGGCGCTATGTCCTGGCCCTGGTACTCGACGCTGCCGTGCCCCGGGAGCACGCCGATCAGCGTGTTCAGCAGCGTGGA
This genomic interval from Burkholderiaceae bacterium contains the following:
- a CDS encoding ABC transporter, ATP-binding protein 2 (cluster 4, leucine/isoleucine/valine/benzoate), with protein sequence MTSPLLRVHGLRAGYGRAEVLHRIDLQAAAGSVITVIGPNGAGKSTLLNTLIGVLPGHGSVEYQGQDIAPLSLEERVMLGIALVPEKRELFGTMPVEDNLVLGGFRQLRLRNRQWRNGLEQVYALFPRLKERRAQLAGTLSGGERQMLAVGRALMSQPSLLMLDEPSLGLAPLVVKEIFRTIDALRQTGVTILLVEQNARAALQVADHGYLLEMGEIGLQGPAAELARDARVIDTYLGAARDA